In Musa acuminata AAA Group cultivar baxijiao chromosome BXJ2-3, Cavendish_Baxijiao_AAA, whole genome shotgun sequence, the following proteins share a genomic window:
- the LOC135607142 gene encoding early nodulin-like protein 18 isoform X2, which translates to MHTRTTRLGTPWAGMTGSRCRRSTTRNGFQAKTSVLEISSVIFNTDKGHTVVQTYNVTTYKRCNYNDAETDDTIEWSAGAPKFSKEKVSIAVPLLKEGMTYFFSGNNDGRQCRHGQHFKINVTHGQGLPESLEHQAEAPAQVAPEKGGVVPGEAVPSVPSSFSNPVQAGSVEASSAAGESLARMLRNQQQRDWRFHLGLSLVGVLLVHG; encoded by the exons ATGCATACCAGAACTACACGGTTGGGGACTCCCTGGGCTGGTATGACAGGCTCCAGGTGCCGCAGGTCAACTACCAGAAATGGGTTTCAGGCAAAAACTTCAGTCTTGGAGATTTCCTCAGTGA TTTTCAACACAGACAAGGGGCACACGGTGGTGCAGACCTACAACGTGACCACCTACAAGCGCTGCAACTACAACGACGCCGAGACCGACGACACCATCGAGTGGTCGGCCGGGGCGCCAAAGTTCAGCAAGGAGAAGGTGAGCATCGCGGTGCCTCTGCTCAAAGAAGGGATGACTTACTTCTTTTCGGGCAACAACGACGGCCGGCAGTGCCGGCACGGGCAGCACTTCAAGATCAACGTCACCCACGGGCAGGGCCTGCCGGAGAGCCTTGAGCATCAGGCGGAAGCCCCTGCGCAGGTTGCCCCGGAGAAGGGTGGCGTGGTGCCCGGGGAGGCTGTTCCCTCCGTGCCTTCCAGCTTCAGTAATCCAGTCCAGGCAGGCAGCGTGGAGGCTTCGTCGGCGGCTGGAGAGAGCCTGGCGAGGATGCTGAGGAACCAGCAGCAGCGGGATTGGAGGTTTCACCTCGGATTGAGCCTTGTGGGTGTTCTGCTCGTCCACGGATGA
- the LOC135606433 gene encoding uncharacterized protein LOC135606433 produces the protein MAILRAHRGKHRPRALVVPLLAVSAAAALAVIWFVFFPPMLTSGFSLAPPAAAYASESEGSSGLERKYLYWGSRIDCPGKHCDYCAGLGHQESSLRCALEEALFLQRVFVMPSRMCINPLHNKKGILHQHSNTSSEERWAANSCPMDSLYDFDLFSSKVQVILDNSKMWYRILSTSMKLEESGVAHVEGVSRVDLKENTHYSNVLLINRTTNPLAWFMECKDRTNRSSVLLPYSFLPMLAARKLREAADKIKGLLGDYDAIHVRRGDKIKTRKDQFGVIRTLHPHLDRDTRPEFIQQRIEKWIPAGRTLFIASNERSPGFFSPLSARYKLAYSSNFSDILDPVIENNYQLFMVERLVLVGARTFVKTFKVDEKDLSLTDDPKKNAKRWQVPIYTMEREGR, from the exons ATGGCGATCTTGCGCGCCCACAGGGGCAAGCACAGGCCGAGAGCCCTCGTCGTTCCGCTGCTGGCGGTCTCAGCCGCTGCAGCCCTCGCGGTCATCTGGTTCGTGTTCTTCCCTCCGATGCTGACCTCCGGCTTCTCCCTTGCACCTCCAGCGGCCGCCTACGCGTCCGAGAGTGAGGGTTCGAGCGGGTTGGAACGGAAGTACTTGTACTGGGGCAGCCGGATCGATTGCCCCGGGAAGCATTGTGATTACTGCGCTGGCCTGGGCCACCAGGAGTCCAGCCTCAGATGCGCCCTCGAGGAGGCTCTCTTCCTCCAAAG AGTGTTTGTAATGCCATCTAGAATGTGCATCAACCCATTACATAACAAGAAAGGGATCCTCCACCAGCACAGCAATACAAGTTCAGAGGAAAG GTGGGCAGCAAATTCATGTCCAATGGACTCTTTGTATGATTTTGACCTCTTTTCAAGTAAGGTGCAAGTGATATTGGACAATTCAAAGATGTGGTATCGAATACTTTCAACAAGTATGAAATTAGAAGAGAGTGGGGTGGCACATGTTGAAGGAGTTAGCAGAGTTGATCTCAAAGAAAATACCCATTACTCAAATGTCTTGCTAATAAACCGCACCACAAATCCGTTAGCATG GTTTATGGAGTGCAAGGATCGAACTAATCGCAGCTCTGTTCTGCTGCCATATTCTTTTCTCCCCATGCTTGCTGCTAGGAAATTAAGAGAGGCAGCAGATAAG ATTAAAGGTCTACTTGGTGATTATGATGCTATTCATGTTCGCCGAGGAGATAAAATAAAGACCAGAAAGGACCAATTTGGAGTTATTAGGACCCTCCATCCCCATCTTGATAGAGACACACGCCCTGAATTCATTCAACAGAGAATTGAAAAATGGATTCCAGCAGGGCGTACACTTTTTATCGCTTCAAATGAAAGGTCACCTGGCTTCTTTTCACCACTCTCTGCTAG GTATAAGTTGGCATACTCATCCAATTTCAGTGACATTTTGGACCCAGTGATTGAGAACAATTATCAGCTCTTCATGGTAGAAAGGTTGGTTTTAGTAGGTGCCAGAACCTTTGTGAAGACCTTCAAGGTAGACGAGAAGGATCTCAGCCTGACCGATGACCCAAAGAAGAATGCCAAGCGCTGGCAGGTACCCATCTATACCATGGAGAGGGAAGGAAGATAA
- the LOC135607140 gene encoding probable mediator of RNA polymerase II transcription subunit 26b isoform X2: MADSSGSLDYWRKFFRSANSDIFEVIEHAVLVAASDYPEEFRSRRDRMVENLFTVLLPRCFGCDRVAEGEEGNASVKRDGEKESKVDSNNVGPEDLNRIVSNYSFDEAEALTEEMEEEGQIVGEVLRIKEIFANHHDESESTLFESLRRLQLMELSVELLKATEIGKAVNGLRKHNSKQIRHLVRTLIDGWKVLVEEWVRATAAIADNSPDNENPPIEDEEGLPSPPLDEGALFATQTTSIQLSEFFDGMDDDGNFRTNGEFEKQWKNGRMLKETDEPERKQQPVIPKEKGEARRQELVIKPAKPQEHLVREAKHEIIVNKQSKPVMSGPGRQLKLASNQKAHSEMKTKQHQDNAGVQRKPSVVSLDKTRNSEEALIQAKLEVAKRKLHEGYQLAENTKKQRTIQVMELHDLPKQAHNRHPILKSRNQSRSWASGRH; the protein is encoded by the exons ATGGCTGACTCGTCCGGGTCGCTTGATTACTGGAGAAAGTTCTTCCGCAGTGCTAATTCCGACATCTTCGAAGTGATAGAGCATGCCGTCCTCGTCGCGGCGTCGGACTACCCCGAAGAATTCAGGAGTAGGAGGGATCGGATGGTGGAGAATCTGTTCACCGTGCTGCTGCCAAGGTGCTTCGGGTGCGACCGTGTCGCTGAGGGGGAGGAGGGGAACGCCAGCGTCAAGAGGGACGGAGAGAAGGAGAGCAAAGTGGATAGCAACAACGTTGGGCCCGAGGACCTGAACCGGATTGTGAGCAACTACAGCTTCGATGAAGCCGAGGCGCTCACAGAGGAGATGGAAGAGGAGGGCCAAATCGTTGGGGAGGTTCTGAGGATAAAGGAGATCTTTGCCAACCATCATGATGAG TCTGAGAGCACACTGTTTGAGTCACTAAGGAGGCTGCAGTTGATGGAACTTTCTGTCGAACTACTGAAG GCAACTGAGATTGGAAAAGCTGTTAACGGTCTACGGAAGCACAACTCTAAGCAAATTCGCCACCTTGTTCGGACTCTCATTGA TGGTTGGAAGGTTTTGGTTGAAGAATGGGTGAGAGCTACAGCTGCCATTGCAG ATAACTCTCCTGACAATGAAAATCCTCCTATTGAAGACGAGGAAGGGCTCCCATCCCCTCCTTTGGATGAGGGAGCTCTTTTTGCCACTCAAACTACTTCCATCCAGCTCTCAGAG TTCTTCGATGGAATGGATGATGATGGAA ATTTCAGAACTAATGGGGAGTTTGAGAAGCAGTGGAAAAATGGAAGGATGCTTAAAGAAACTGATGAACCAGAGAGGAAACAACAGCCTGTCATTCCAAAAGAGAAGGGGGAGGCAAGGAGGCAAGAATTAGTCATTAAACCAGCAAAGCCACAGGAGCACTTGGTTAGAGAAGCAAAGCATGAAATTATTGTAAACAAGCAAAGCAAGCCTGTGATGTCTGGGCCTGGCAGACAACTAAAACTAGCCTCCAATCAGAAAGCTCACAGCGAGATGAAAACTAAACAGCATCAAGACAATGCTGGAGTTCAGAGGAAGCCATCGGTGGTTTCACTAGAT AAAACAAGGAACTCAGAGGAAGCCTTAATACAAGCTAAGCTAGAAGTGGCAAAGAGGAAGCTTCATGAAGGTTACCAGCTAGCGGAAAATA CAAAAAAGCAGCGAACGATACAAGTAATGGAGCTGCATGATCTACCAAAACAGGCACACAATAGGCATCCAATTCTGAAATCCAGAAACCAGAGTAGGAGTTGGGCAAGTGGTCGGCACTAG
- the LOC135607140 gene encoding probable mediator of RNA polymerase II transcription subunit 26b isoform X1, with amino-acid sequence MADSSGSLDYWRKFFRSANSDIFEVIEHAVLVAASDYPEEFRSRRDRMVENLFTVLLPRCFGCDRVAEGEEGNASVKRDGEKESKVDSNNVGPEDLNRIVSNYSFDEAEALTEEMEEEGQIVGEVLRIKEIFANHHDESESTLFESLRRLQLMELSVELLKATEIGKAVNGLRKHNSKQIRHLVRTLIDGWKVLVEEWVRATAAIAVTDNSPDNENPPIEDEEGLPSPPLDEGALFATQTTSIQLSEFFDGMDDDGNFRTNGEFEKQWKNGRMLKETDEPERKQQPVIPKEKGEARRQELVIKPAKPQEHLVREAKHEIIVNKQSKPVMSGPGRQLKLASNQKAHSEMKTKQHQDNAGVQRKPSVVSLDKTRNSEEALIQAKLEVAKRKLHEGYQLAENTKKQRTIQVMELHDLPKQAHNRHPILKSRNQSRSWASGRH; translated from the exons ATGGCTGACTCGTCCGGGTCGCTTGATTACTGGAGAAAGTTCTTCCGCAGTGCTAATTCCGACATCTTCGAAGTGATAGAGCATGCCGTCCTCGTCGCGGCGTCGGACTACCCCGAAGAATTCAGGAGTAGGAGGGATCGGATGGTGGAGAATCTGTTCACCGTGCTGCTGCCAAGGTGCTTCGGGTGCGACCGTGTCGCTGAGGGGGAGGAGGGGAACGCCAGCGTCAAGAGGGACGGAGAGAAGGAGAGCAAAGTGGATAGCAACAACGTTGGGCCCGAGGACCTGAACCGGATTGTGAGCAACTACAGCTTCGATGAAGCCGAGGCGCTCACAGAGGAGATGGAAGAGGAGGGCCAAATCGTTGGGGAGGTTCTGAGGATAAAGGAGATCTTTGCCAACCATCATGATGAG TCTGAGAGCACACTGTTTGAGTCACTAAGGAGGCTGCAGTTGATGGAACTTTCTGTCGAACTACTGAAG GCAACTGAGATTGGAAAAGCTGTTAACGGTCTACGGAAGCACAACTCTAAGCAAATTCGCCACCTTGTTCGGACTCTCATTGA TGGTTGGAAGGTTTTGGTTGAAGAATGGGTGAGAGCTACAGCTGCCATTGCAG TTACAGATAACTCTCCTGACAATGAAAATCCTCCTATTGAAGACGAGGAAGGGCTCCCATCCCCTCCTTTGGATGAGGGAGCTCTTTTTGCCACTCAAACTACTTCCATCCAGCTCTCAGAG TTCTTCGATGGAATGGATGATGATGGAA ATTTCAGAACTAATGGGGAGTTTGAGAAGCAGTGGAAAAATGGAAGGATGCTTAAAGAAACTGATGAACCAGAGAGGAAACAACAGCCTGTCATTCCAAAAGAGAAGGGGGAGGCAAGGAGGCAAGAATTAGTCATTAAACCAGCAAAGCCACAGGAGCACTTGGTTAGAGAAGCAAAGCATGAAATTATTGTAAACAAGCAAAGCAAGCCTGTGATGTCTGGGCCTGGCAGACAACTAAAACTAGCCTCCAATCAGAAAGCTCACAGCGAGATGAAAACTAAACAGCATCAAGACAATGCTGGAGTTCAGAGGAAGCCATCGGTGGTTTCACTAGAT AAAACAAGGAACTCAGAGGAAGCCTTAATACAAGCTAAGCTAGAAGTGGCAAAGAGGAAGCTTCATGAAGGTTACCAGCTAGCGGAAAATA CAAAAAAGCAGCGAACGATACAAGTAATGGAGCTGCATGATCTACCAAAACAGGCACACAATAGGCATCCAATTCTGAAATCCAGAAACCAGAGTAGGAGTTGGGCAAGTGGTCGGCACTAG
- the LOC135607142 gene encoding early nodulin-like protein 18 isoform X1 — translation MEQSRSCRVLPPVTCYALCRLLSSLCLILLDSPRANAYQNYTVGDSLGWYDRLQVPQVNYQKWVSGKNFSLGDFLIFNTDKGHTVVQTYNVTTYKRCNYNDAETDDTIEWSAGAPKFSKEKVSIAVPLLKEGMTYFFSGNNDGRQCRHGQHFKINVTHGQGLPESLEHQAEAPAQVAPEKGGVVPGEAVPSVPSSFSNPVQAGSVEASSAAGESLARMLRNQQQRDWRFHLGLSLVGVLLVHG, via the exons ATGGAACAGAGCAGATCTTGCAGAGTTCTTCCTCCGGTCACCTGCTATGCCTTGTGTCGGCTGCTGTCTTCTCTCTGTCTGATCCTCCTCGATTCGCCAAGGGCAAATGCATACCAGAACTACACGGTTGGGGACTCCCTGGGCTGGTATGACAGGCTCCAGGTGCCGCAGGTCAACTACCAGAAATGGGTTTCAGGCAAAAACTTCAGTCTTGGAGATTTCCTCA TTTTCAACACAGACAAGGGGCACACGGTGGTGCAGACCTACAACGTGACCACCTACAAGCGCTGCAACTACAACGACGCCGAGACCGACGACACCATCGAGTGGTCGGCCGGGGCGCCAAAGTTCAGCAAGGAGAAGGTGAGCATCGCGGTGCCTCTGCTCAAAGAAGGGATGACTTACTTCTTTTCGGGCAACAACGACGGCCGGCAGTGCCGGCACGGGCAGCACTTCAAGATCAACGTCACCCACGGGCAGGGCCTGCCGGAGAGCCTTGAGCATCAGGCGGAAGCCCCTGCGCAGGTTGCCCCGGAGAAGGGTGGCGTGGTGCCCGGGGAGGCTGTTCCCTCCGTGCCTTCCAGCTTCAGTAATCCAGTCCAGGCAGGCAGCGTGGAGGCTTCGTCGGCGGCTGGAGAGAGCCTGGCGAGGATGCTGAGGAACCAGCAGCAGCGGGATTGGAGGTTTCACCTCGGATTGAGCCTTGTGGGTGTTCTGCTCGTCCACGGATGA